A DNA window from Candidatus Roseilinea sp. contains the following coding sequences:
- a CDS encoding UPF0109 protein, which translates to MKELVELVEYVARGLVDHPDQVKVTESVDRDTVFLELQVAPGEAGRVIGREGRLANALRTLLRISAARSRKRVVLDIRV; encoded by the coding sequence ATGAAAGAGCTGGTCGAACTGGTCGAATACGTCGCCCGGGGCCTGGTGGACCATCCCGATCAGGTGAAAGTGACCGAATCGGTTGATCGTGACACGGTCTTCCTTGAGTTGCAGGTGGCGCCCGGCGAGGCGGGGCGTGTGATCGGGCGCGAAGGGAGGTTGGCTAACGCGCTGCGCACGCTGTTGCGCATCTCCGCCGCCCGATCGCGCAAGCGCGTGGTGCTGGATATACGCGTTTGA
- the rpsI gene encoding 30S ribosomal protein S9, which yields MTETQQQYYEGVGRRKEATARARLYPQGSGRVLVNDKPVDQYFGREVDLITVHAPLKLTGADARFNVSVKVTGGGITGQAEAARMAIARALLEVDPEYRLMLKTAGYLSRDAREKERKKPGLKRARKGPTYTKR from the coding sequence ATGACAGAGACTCAACAGCAATACTACGAGGGCGTTGGGCGCCGTAAAGAGGCGACCGCGCGCGCCCGGTTGTATCCGCAAGGCAGCGGTCGGGTATTGGTCAACGACAAACCCGTAGACCAGTACTTCGGGCGCGAAGTTGACTTAATCACCGTGCATGCGCCGCTCAAGCTGACCGGCGCCGACGCGCGCTTCAACGTAAGCGTCAAGGTGACGGGCGGCGGCATCACCGGCCAGGCCGAAGCAGCGCGCATGGCGATCGCGCGCGCCCTGCTGGAGGTGGATCCGGAATATCGCCTGATGTTGAAGACGGCCGGCTACCTCTCGCGCGACGCGCGCGAGAAGGAGCGCAAGAAACCCGGCCTCAAGCGCGCCCGCAAGGGGCCAACCTACACGAAGCGCTAG
- the rpsK gene encoding 30S ribosomal protein S11 produces MAKAASTRSPRRQTNPRRARKNVAQGVVHIHAMFNNTIVTITDKAGNTICWSSAGSAGFKGNRKSTPFAARIAAQNAYRAAVENGMQEVDVYVKGPGPGREAAVRALQGAGLRVKSITDITPVPHNGCRPKKRRRV; encoded by the coding sequence ATGGCTAAAGCAGCAAGCACACGTAGCCCGCGTCGCCAGACCAACCCGCGACGCGCGCGCAAAAACGTCGCTCAGGGCGTGGTGCATATTCACGCGATGTTCAACAACACGATCGTGACGATCACCGACAAAGCCGGCAACACGATCTGCTGGAGCAGCGCCGGCTCGGCTGGCTTCAAAGGCAACCGCAAAAGCACGCCCTTCGCTGCCCGCATTGCTGCGCAGAACGCATACCGCGCGGCTGTGGAGAACGGCATGCAGGAAGTGGACGTGTATGTGAAGGGGCCGGGCCCGGGTCGGGAAGCCGCCGTGCGCGCGCTGCAAGGCGCCGGCCTGCGCGTCAAGTCCATTACCGACATTACACCCGTGCCGCATAACGGCTGCCGGCCCAAGAAGCGCCGCCGCGTGTGA
- a CDS encoding peptidase C26, with the protein MNSPRILVPIPIQDHEKRRFTLGKNYVNSLVACGAIPVLLPTVVSLESWRGMYESADGVLLSGGGDVDPALFGEPQHEKTYGVDPERDRVEMTLARWALQDDKPLFAICRGIQVVNVALGGSLIQDLPSQQGSNVPHDGTANGFERHQAAHTVRIAPGTHIAQIIGPGETEVNSFHHQALKKIADGLIVTSRAPDGVVESVELPGKRYYIGVQWHPEEMAADREDMLRLFRAFVEACAPSP; encoded by the coding sequence ATGAATAGCCCGCGCATCCTCGTCCCCATACCGATTCAAGATCACGAGAAGCGCCGCTTCACGCTGGGCAAGAACTACGTGAACAGCTTGGTCGCATGCGGGGCAATTCCGGTTCTGCTCCCTACGGTCGTCTCACTCGAATCCTGGCGCGGGATGTATGAATCGGCGGATGGCGTATTGCTCTCCGGCGGCGGCGACGTGGATCCAGCGCTCTTCGGCGAGCCGCAGCACGAGAAGACCTACGGCGTCGATCCCGAACGCGACAGGGTGGAGATGACGCTGGCGCGCTGGGCCTTGCAGGATGATAAACCCCTCTTCGCGATCTGTCGCGGCATTCAAGTCGTGAATGTCGCGCTCGGCGGCTCGCTGATTCAAGATCTGCCCTCGCAGCAGGGGAGTAATGTCCCACACGATGGGACTGCCAACGGCTTCGAGCGTCACCAGGCCGCGCACACAGTGCGCATCGCGCCGGGGACGCACATCGCGCAGATCATCGGCCCGGGCGAGACGGAGGTGAACAGCTTCCATCATCAAGCGCTTAAAAAGATTGCCGACGGGTTGATCGTCACGTCGCGCGCCCCCGATGGCGTGGTCGAGTCGGTCGAACTCCCCGGCAAGCGCTACTACATCGGCGTGCAGTGGCACCCCGAAGAGATGGCCGCCGACCGCGAAGACATGCTGCGCCTGTTTCGCGCTTTTGTCGAAGCCTGCGCACCATCGCCGTGA
- the rplQ gene encoding 50S ribosomal protein L17: MRHKVSGYKLGRSTAQRTALRRSLVTELIDHGRIQTTEAKCKAIRDQAEKLVTIAKSGLVDNKAQQVHARRLVAARVNGGPATVRKLFEEIAPRYVNRNGGYTRISKLGPRKGDNAPMAIIEWI, from the coding sequence ATGAGGCACAAGGTATCAGGTTACAAATTGGGCCGTTCGACGGCGCAACGCACGGCGCTGCGTCGTAGCCTGGTGACCGAGCTGATAGACCACGGCCGTATCCAGACGACTGAGGCGAAGTGCAAGGCGATCCGCGATCAAGCGGAGAAGCTGGTGACGATCGCGAAGTCTGGGCTGGTGGACAACAAAGCGCAACAGGTGCATGCGCGGCGGCTGGTCGCCGCGCGGGTGAACGGCGGGCCGGCGACGGTGCGCAAGTTGTTCGAGGAAATAGCGCCGCGTTACGTGAATCGCAATGGCGGCTATACCCGCATCAGCAAACTCGGCCCACGCAAAGGCGATAACGCGCCCATGGCGATTATCGAGTGGATTTGA
- a CDS encoding adenylate kinase — MYGIVLLGAPGAGKGTQAVLLSKDLRIPHISSGDLFRENVKNQTELGKQAQQYLDRGDLVPDEITIGMVRERLSRPDTARGFILDGFPRTIPQADALAQLLRELGKCITIVPYIRVRERMLMERLSHRWTCRDCGAVFSYESVPPREGCKKDVCTGELYQRSDDNPETQARRIRIYQEQTAPLIDYYRNLGLLREVNGEHTIPYVHHLLLQLIMTSHECD; from the coding sequence ATGTATGGCATTGTGTTGCTTGGTGCGCCGGGGGCAGGCAAGGGGACGCAGGCCGTCCTGCTCTCGAAAGACCTGCGCATACCGCACATCTCGAGTGGCGATCTGTTTCGCGAGAACGTTAAAAATCAGACTGAACTCGGCAAACAAGCGCAGCAGTATCTTGACCGCGGCGACCTCGTGCCGGACGAGATCACCATCGGCATGGTGCGCGAACGGTTGAGCCGGCCCGATACGGCGCGTGGTTTCATCCTGGACGGGTTCCCGCGCACGATTCCGCAGGCCGACGCCTTGGCGCAGTTGCTTCGGGAGCTCGGCAAGTGCATCACCATCGTGCCGTACATTCGCGTGCGCGAGCGCATGTTGATGGAGCGTCTTTCGCATCGCTGGACATGTCGTGACTGTGGCGCGGTGTTCAGTTACGAATCGGTGCCGCCGCGCGAGGGCTGTAAGAAAGACGTCTGCACGGGCGAACTGTATCAGCGCTCGGACGATAACCCCGAGACGCAAGCTCGCCGCATCCGCATCTATCAAGAGCAGACCGCGCCGCTCATTGATTACTACCGCAACCTCGGCCTGCTGCGCGAGGTGAACGGTGAACATACGATCCCCTACGTCCATCACCTGTTGCTCCAGTTGATCATGACTAGCCACGAGTGTGATTGA
- the rpsD gene encoding 30S ribosomal protein S4: MARHIGPVCRLCRREGEKLYLKGARCLSPKCALERRGIIPGQHGPNMRARRSKASDYSLQLREKQKMRRMYGLLEAQFRRYFREALKRRGVTGSELLILLERRLDNVVYRMGFAPSRAAARQLVNHAHLTVNDHPIDVPSYLVKPGDKIAVREASRKLTYFKALMADKDAPPTPAWLSADRSTLTGIVQALPKREDIDVQLKEQLVVEYYSR, encoded by the coding sequence ATGGCTCGACATATCGGACCCGTTTGTAGATTGTGCCGCCGCGAAGGCGAAAAGCTCTATTTGAAGGGCGCTCGTTGTCTCTCCCCCAAGTGCGCTTTGGAGCGACGCGGGATTATCCCCGGCCAGCATGGGCCGAACATGCGCGCGCGCCGCAGCAAGGCAAGCGATTACTCGCTGCAGTTGCGCGAGAAGCAAAAGATGCGCCGCATGTATGGCCTGCTCGAAGCGCAGTTCCGCCGTTACTTTCGTGAGGCGCTCAAGCGCCGCGGCGTGACCGGCTCCGAATTGCTGATCCTACTGGAACGCCGGCTCGATAACGTCGTCTATCGCATGGGCTTTGCGCCCTCGCGCGCCGCGGCGCGCCAGTTGGTCAATCACGCCCACCTGACCGTGAACGATCATCCCATTGATGTGCCATCCTACCTGGTTAAGCCGGGGGACAAGATCGCCGTGCGCGAAGCCAGTCGAAAGCTGACTTATTTTAAGGCGCTGATGGCGGATAAGGATGCGCCGCCGACGCCGGCCTGGTTGTCGGCCGATCGGAGCACCTTGACCGGCATCGTTCAAGCCCTCCCGAAGCGCGAAGATATTGACGTGCAGTTGAAAGAGCAGCTCGTCGTGGAGTATTACTCGCGGTAG
- the truA gene encoding tRNA pseudouridine synthase A, which translates to MDLKVRAKVAYDGTDFVGFQRQAARRGRTVQGELETALAKVCRSRVAVVGAGRTDAGVHATGQVIAFETDWKHSLDALGRALNATLPEDVAIYDLAPCEAGFHPRYSAKSRTYVYTAYVSEVRQPLLRRFAWQLEQRPDIAAMNAAAQQLIGWHDFAAFGSPPSGRPGETTVRQVLRAEWQASDERLRFTIEANAFLFRMVRRIVMALVRVGRGEYGPDEFREMLESRDAQRIQGLAPACGLCLVEVKY; encoded by the coding sequence GTGGATTTGAAGGTTCGCGCGAAGGTCGCCTACGATGGTACGGACTTCGTCGGGTTTCAGCGACAAGCCGCACGGCGTGGGCGAACGGTGCAAGGAGAACTGGAGACAGCCCTGGCGAAAGTTTGTCGGTCGCGCGTCGCCGTCGTGGGCGCAGGTCGCACTGATGCCGGCGTGCACGCCACCGGCCAAGTGATCGCTTTCGAGACGGACTGGAAGCATTCGCTCGACGCGCTTGGCCGGGCGCTAAATGCGACGCTGCCGGAAGATGTGGCCATCTACGACTTAGCGCCGTGTGAGGCGGGGTTTCATCCGCGCTACAGCGCAAAGAGCCGAACCTACGTTTACACGGCCTACGTCAGTGAAGTGCGACAGCCGCTGCTGCGACGTTTCGCTTGGCAGCTCGAACAACGACCGGATATCGCGGCGATGAACGCAGCAGCTCAACAATTGATCGGATGGCACGATTTTGCGGCGTTCGGCAGTCCGCCATCGGGAAGACCCGGCGAGACGACGGTGCGCCAAGTGCTGCGCGCGGAGTGGCAAGCGAGCGATGAGCGGCTGCGGTTCACGATTGAGGCGAACGCCTTCCTCTTTCGGATGGTGCGCCGGATTGTGATGGCTTTGGTGCGCGTGGGCCGAGGGGAATACGGCCCGGACGAGTTTAGGGAGATGCTGGAAAGCCGAGATGCACAGCGGATCCAGGGCTTGGCGCCCGCATGTGGGCTGTGCCTCGTAGAGGTGAAATACTAG
- the rplS gene encoding 50S ribosomal protein L19: protein MNLVESLEKSLQPNPKIPPLQPGDQVRVHQKIIEGDRERIQVFQGTVIRLRKGGANASFTVRRIASNNIGVERTYLLNSPRIDKVEVMRHAKVRRAQLYYFRNLRGKSARLKERLPSSAGAKAKRAAAPAESGEAGEA, encoded by the coding sequence ATGAATCTCGTCGAATCGCTCGAAAAGAGCTTACAGCCCAATCCGAAAATTCCGCCGCTTCAACCCGGCGATCAAGTGCGCGTCCATCAGAAGATCATCGAGGGCGATCGGGAACGCATCCAAGTCTTTCAAGGCACCGTCATTCGCCTGCGCAAAGGCGGCGCAAACGCCAGCTTTACAGTGCGCCGGATCGCCAGCAACAACATCGGCGTCGAGCGCACGTATCTGCTGAACTCGCCGCGCATCGATAAGGTGGAGGTGATGCGCCACGCCAAAGTGCGCCGCGCACAGCTTTACTACTTCCGCAATTTGCGCGGCAAGTCTGCTCGCCTGAAGGAGCGCTTGCCGTCTTCGGCCGGCGCCAAGGCCAAGCGCGCAGCGGCGCCGGCTGAGTCCGGCGAAGCGGGTGAAGCGTGA
- a CDS encoding 30S ribosomal protein S13 has product MARIAGVDLPRNKRVDIGLTYIYGIGRSLAKEILARTNVNPATRVKDLTEAEAAILREIVEKEYKVEGDLRREVQLNIKRLIEIGSYRGLRHKRNLPVRGQRTRTNARTRKGVRKTVAGRGRRRGAKKK; this is encoded by the coding sequence ATGGCAAGAATCGCTGGAGTAGATCTGCCGCGCAACAAGCGCGTGGATATTGGGTTGACCTATATCTATGGCATCGGCCGCTCGCTTGCAAAGGAAATCCTGGCCCGCACCAACGTCAACCCGGCGACCCGCGTCAAGGACCTAACCGAGGCCGAAGCGGCCATCCTGCGCGAGATCGTGGAGAAGGAATACAAGGTGGAAGGCGATCTGCGCCGCGAAGTGCAGCTCAACATCAAGCGCCTGATCGAGATCGGGTCGTATCGTGGGCTGCGCCACAAGCGCAACTTGCCGGTGCGCGGCCAGCGCACGCGCACCAACGCGCGCACGCGCAAAGGCGTGAGGAAGACGGTGGCCGGCCGCGGTCGCCGCCGTGGCGCGAAGAAGAAGTAA
- the rplM gene encoding 50S ribosomal protein L13, with the protein MRTIKTYMAKPEEARASQRWYVVDAAGVTLGRLASQIAKVIEGKHKPMYSPHVDCGDYVIVVNAQKIRVTGDKMTEKKYQRHSMYPGGFKEENLRDLLARNPERVIREAVWGMIPHGRLGRRMIKKLKVYGGPEHEHSAQKPQPLEIRDR; encoded by the coding sequence ATGAGGACGATCAAGACATACATGGCGAAGCCAGAAGAGGCTCGCGCCAGCCAGCGCTGGTACGTCGTGGATGCGGCCGGCGTCACGCTGGGGCGGCTGGCCAGCCAGATTGCTAAGGTCATCGAGGGCAAGCACAAGCCCATGTATTCGCCGCACGTGGACTGCGGCGACTACGTGATCGTGGTGAACGCCCAGAAAATCCGCGTCACCGGCGATAAGATGACCGAGAAGAAATATCAGCGGCACTCGATGTACCCTGGCGGCTTCAAAGAAGAAAATCTGCGCGACCTCCTCGCGCGCAATCCAGAGCGCGTCATTCGCGAAGCAGTCTGGGGCATGATCCCCCATGGACGGCTGGGCCGCAGGATGATCAAGAAGCTGAAGGTGTACGGCGGCCCAGAACACGAACACAGCGCGCAGAAACCGCAGCCGCTGGAGATTCGGGACAGGTGA
- the rimM gene encoding ribosome maturation factor RimM produces MAKSRPRLLVVGTVSRPHGIAGEIKVQLSPLYEGVLDEIGRVYLNDARRPYRILSQRAHQGGVLLKLERIATRDAAEALRGARVLIDTGDLPALPSGEYYAHQLIGMRVANEAGEVLGTLSEVLRTGSNDVYVVKAANTDKELLLPAIESVIRAIDLDAGTMTVTVPEGLT; encoded by the coding sequence GTGGCGAAGTCGCGGCCCAGGCTCCTCGTCGTTGGCACGGTGTCTCGCCCGCACGGCATCGCCGGCGAGATCAAGGTGCAATTGTCGCCGTTGTACGAAGGCGTCCTCGACGAGATCGGGCGCGTTTACCTCAACGACGCCAGGCGCCCATACCGCATCCTGTCGCAGCGCGCGCATCAAGGGGGCGTGCTGCTCAAGCTGGAGCGCATCGCCACGCGCGACGCCGCCGAAGCGCTGCGCGGCGCGCGCGTGCTTATTGACACAGGCGACCTGCCGGCCTTGCCGTCTGGCGAGTACTACGCCCACCAACTGATTGGCATGCGCGTGGCGAACGAAGCCGGCGAAGTGTTGGGCACGCTGAGCGAAGTGCTACGTACGGGCAGCAACGATGTCTACGTGGTGAAGGCCGCCAACACGGACAAGGAGTTGTTGCTGCCGGCTATCGAAAGCGTGATCCGCGCTATAGACCTCGACGCCGGAACGATGACGGTGACGGTGCCCGAGGGGTTGACCTGA
- the ffh gene encoding signal recognition particle protein, whose translation MFESLSDKLQAIFDRLGKRGILTEQDVDAALREVRVALLEADVNFRVAKEFLARVRERAIGAEVHKSLTPGQAVVKIVHEELLKTLGEGGKLDLGGPPPRVIMLVGLQGSGKTTTAAKLALRLRSEGRKPLLVAADTYRPAAITQLETLGKQINVPVFSEGDKTPPPQIAQHAIQKAIQGALDVIIIDTAGRLQIDEAMMREVEEIKARVKPAEVLLVADAMTGQEAVNIADAFNKRVGLTGLILTKIDGDARGGAAISMRAVTGVPIKFLSTGEKPDAFEVFHPDRLASRILGMGDVLTLIEKAQQQFDEQEAAKAAEKMLSASFDLEDFLSQMRQIKRMGPLNDLLALIPGMKDLTRQISPEMTERQFKRVEAMISSMTREERRNPSILNASRKRRIAKGSGTSVQELNQLLSQFREAQRMMKQLANNPRLRMMSGRMGARRR comes from the coding sequence ATGTTCGAATCGCTGAGCGACAAGCTACAAGCCATCTTCGACCGCCTCGGTAAGCGCGGCATCCTGACCGAGCAGGATGTAGACGCTGCGCTGCGCGAGGTGCGCGTCGCCTTGCTTGAAGCTGACGTGAACTTCAGAGTGGCTAAGGAGTTCCTCGCCCGCGTGCGGGAACGCGCGATCGGCGCAGAAGTGCACAAGAGCTTGACCCCCGGCCAAGCCGTGGTGAAGATCGTTCACGAGGAGTTGCTGAAGACGCTTGGCGAGGGCGGCAAGCTGGACCTGGGCGGTCCGCCGCCTCGGGTGATCATGCTGGTTGGCCTGCAAGGCTCCGGCAAGACCACGACGGCCGCCAAGCTGGCGCTGCGCCTGCGCAGCGAAGGCCGCAAGCCGCTGCTGGTCGCCGCGGACACCTACCGACCGGCGGCTATCACGCAACTGGAGACGCTGGGCAAGCAGATCAACGTTCCCGTCTTCTCGGAAGGCGACAAAACGCCTCCACCGCAGATCGCGCAGCACGCCATCCAAAAGGCCATCCAGGGCGCGCTCGACGTCATCATCATAGACACCGCCGGCCGCCTGCAGATTGATGAGGCGATGATGCGCGAGGTGGAAGAGATCAAAGCGCGCGTCAAGCCGGCCGAGGTGTTGCTCGTCGCCGACGCCATGACCGGCCAGGAGGCCGTCAATATCGCCGATGCGTTCAATAAGCGCGTTGGGCTGACCGGCCTGATCCTGACCAAGATAGACGGAGACGCCCGCGGCGGCGCGGCCATCTCGATGCGCGCCGTCACCGGCGTGCCGATCAAATTCCTCAGCACCGGCGAGAAGCCCGACGCATTTGAGGTCTTCCATCCCGACCGGCTGGCCTCACGCATCTTGGGCATGGGCGACGTGCTTACGCTGATTGAGAAGGCGCAGCAGCAGTTCGACGAACAGGAAGCAGCGAAAGCTGCCGAGAAGATGCTTTCGGCCAGCTTCGACTTGGAGGACTTCCTGTCGCAGATGCGACAGATCAAGCGCATGGGCCCGCTGAACGACCTGCTTGCATTGATCCCCGGCATGAAAGACTTGACCCGGCAGATTTCGCCGGAGATGACCGAGCGGCAGTTCAAGCGCGTCGAAGCGATGATCAGCTCGATGACGCGCGAGGAGCGTCGCAACCCGAGCATCCTGAATGCTTCGCGCAAACGCCGCATCGCCAAAGGCAGCGGCACAAGCGTGCAGGAGTTGAATCAACTGCTTTCGCAGTTCCGTGAAGCGCAACGTATGATGAAACAATTGGCGAACAACCCGCGCTTGCGCATGATGAGCGGGCGGATGGGCGCCAGAAGGAGATAA
- the map gene encoding methionine aminopeptidase — protein sequence MIVLKTAQEIALMRQAGRIVATVLAELKERVAPGVSLIELDRLAEKIIIQCGAMPSFKNYAPSGAPYPFPASICASVDDEVVHGIPGQRRLKEGEIVKLDVGAMYKGYHADSAITVGVGRISARAQRLMQVTQECLNAAIAAARKGNRFGDIGAAIQSVAEPRGYSVVREYTSHGVGRELHEGFGLPNAGQAEHGMLLRPGLTIALEPMINEGRPETKVKKDGWTVVTIDGKLSAQFEHTVAITDGEAEILTKLD from the coding sequence ATGATTGTGTTGAAGACAGCGCAAGAGATTGCCCTCATGCGTCAAGCGGGTCGAATCGTGGCGACCGTGCTGGCCGAGTTGAAGGAACGCGTCGCGCCAGGCGTGAGCTTGATCGAGCTGGATCGGCTGGCGGAGAAAATCATCATCCAGTGCGGCGCTATGCCGTCGTTCAAAAACTATGCGCCGAGCGGCGCCCCCTATCCCTTCCCGGCTTCGATCTGCGCGTCGGTTGACGATGAGGTGGTGCACGGTATCCCTGGACAGCGACGACTCAAAGAGGGAGAAATCGTCAAGCTCGATGTCGGCGCGATGTATAAAGGTTATCACGCCGACTCGGCGATCACCGTGGGTGTGGGGCGCATCTCGGCGCGCGCGCAACGGTTGATGCAGGTGACGCAGGAGTGTCTGAACGCAGCGATCGCTGCGGCGCGCAAGGGCAATCGCTTTGGCGACATCGGCGCAGCGATCCAGAGCGTTGCCGAGCCACGCGGCTATTCGGTGGTGCGCGAGTACACCAGCCATGGCGTCGGTCGCGAATTGCACGAGGGGTTTGGCTTGCCGAACGCCGGCCAGGCCGAGCATGGCATGTTGCTGCGACCGGGACTCACGATCGCGCTGGAGCCGATGATTAACGAGGGACGCCCCGAAACGAAGGTGAAGAAAGATGGCTGGACAGTCGTAACCATTGATGGTAAACTTTCCGCCCAATTTGAACATACTGTGGCCATCACTGATGGTGAAGCCGAGATATTGACGAAGCTCGATTAG
- the rpoA gene encoding DNA-directed RNA polymerase subunit alpha: protein MLSAPVFPKVESDALTRDYGRFIIGAMEPGFGITLGNALRRVLLSSLPGAAVTSMRITDVHHEFSDIPDVKEDVTQLMLNVKQIRMRMHSEGPLRMRLEVRGEGVVTAGDIQAPPEIEIVNPDLYLLTTDSNKARLDIEFQVEMGRGYSPAEQRGRLPIGELPVDAIYSPVRRVNYRVEPARIGQTTNYDRLIMEIWTDGTIRPQDALSQAAAILVQHLRLIAGVSLEEPLLEGKSDNKGIPSEWSERPIEELDLSVRVYNSLKRTGISTVGELLEMMERSGGTLTNLRNFGEKSMAELKEKLRARGLLPQEEKIDEADEV, encoded by the coding sequence ATGCTATCTGCACCTGTCTTTCCAAAAGTGGAGAGCGACGCCCTCACGCGCGACTATGGCCGCTTCATCATCGGCGCCATGGAACCGGGTTTCGGCATCACGCTGGGCAACGCGCTCCGCCGCGTATTGCTCAGCTCGCTGCCCGGCGCAGCCGTGACCTCGATGCGCATCACCGATGTGCATCACGAGTTCTCCGACATCCCCGATGTGAAGGAGGATGTCACTCAGTTGATGCTCAACGTGAAGCAGATTCGCATGCGGATGCACAGCGAAGGCCCGCTGCGCATGCGTCTGGAAGTCCGCGGCGAGGGCGTGGTCACGGCCGGCGATATTCAGGCGCCGCCGGAGATCGAGATCGTCAACCCGGATCTCTATTTGCTGACGACCGACTCGAACAAGGCGCGCCTCGACATCGAATTTCAAGTCGAGATGGGACGTGGTTATTCGCCGGCCGAGCAGCGCGGCCGATTGCCGATCGGCGAGCTGCCTGTAGATGCGATCTACAGCCCGGTGCGGCGCGTGAACTATCGCGTCGAGCCGGCCCGCATCGGCCAGACGACGAACTATGATCGCTTGATCATGGAGATATGGACCGATGGCACGATCCGCCCGCAGGACGCGCTGTCGCAGGCCGCTGCGATCCTGGTGCAACACCTGCGTTTGATCGCCGGTGTGAGCCTGGAAGAGCCGCTGCTCGAAGGCAAAAGCGACAATAAGGGCATACCCAGTGAATGGAGCGAGCGCCCCATCGAGGAACTCGACTTGAGCGTTCGCGTCTATAACTCACTCAAACGCACCGGCATCAGCACCGTCGGTGAATTGCTCGAGATGATGGAGCGAAGCGGCGGCACCTTAACCAATCTGCGCAACTTCGGCGAGAAATCCATGGCCGAGCTGAAGGAGAAGTTGCGCGCCCGCGGGCTGCTTCCGCAGGAAGAAAAGATAGACGAAGCGGACGAGGTGTGA
- a CDS encoding glycine cleavage system protein T, producing the protein MLLFDLTEIYSRIRLRGSSRLDFLHRMSTGDVRGLKPGEGKTTVLTTPIGRMVDYLMVLAFEDSTLLIGGGGNQSKVVHWLRKYIFFNDDVQVSDETGDTRMFGVGAGGDPRFIEEVIPNIGRFAMPEYAHRVVESPLSADRQIVVARAPQSLGLSFFLIGAGLDRAPLADASPTTPDFDAWRILHGYPRFPNEINEDYNPLEAGLWNAVSFNKGCYIGQEIIARMESRGQIAKKLVRLTSSADSLSPGEELRAEGGEVVGKVTSAARDAALAYVRSAFAREHVHLQSRQGTVVHVAKIVRL; encoded by the coding sequence ATGTTGCTCTTCGACCTGACCGAGATCTACAGCCGCATCCGGTTGCGGGGCAGCTCGCGGCTCGACTTCCTCCATCGCATGTCCACCGGCGATGTGCGCGGCCTGAAGCCGGGCGAAGGCAAAACGACCGTGCTGACGACGCCAATCGGTCGCATGGTGGACTATCTCATGGTCCTGGCCTTCGAAGACTCCACCCTGCTCATCGGCGGGGGTGGCAATCAGAGCAAGGTGGTGCACTGGTTGCGCAAGTACATCTTCTTCAACGACGACGTGCAGGTGAGCGACGAAACGGGCGATACACGCATGTTCGGCGTCGGCGCGGGCGGCGACCCGCGCTTCATCGAAGAGGTCATTCCCAACATCGGCCGGTTCGCGATGCCGGAGTATGCGCATCGCGTAGTGGAATCGCCGCTGAGCGCTGATCGGCAGATTGTGGTGGCGCGCGCGCCGCAGTCCCTCGGCTTGAGCTTCTTTCTCATCGGCGCAGGGCTTGACCGCGCGCCGCTTGCCGACGCATCGCCCACCACGCCGGATTTCGACGCCTGGCGCATCCTGCATGGCTACCCGCGCTTCCCCAACGAGATCAACGAAGATTACAACCCCCTTGAAGCCGGTTTATGGAATGCGGTAAGCTTCAACAAGGGCTGTTACATCGGCCAGGAGATCATCGCCCGCATGGAGAGTCGAGGCCAAATTGCCAAAAAATTGGTCAGGCTGACCAGCAGCGCCGACTCGCTCTCGCCGGGTGAGGAGCTGCGTGCGGAGGGCGGCGAAGTCGTCGGCAAAGTCACCAGCGCGGCGCGCGACGCGGCGCTCGCTTACGTCCGCAGCGCGTTCGCCCGGGAGCATGTGCATTTGCAATCGCGGCAGGGGACGGTTGTCCATGTCGCAAAGATCGTGAGACTTTAA